The Xanthomonas sp. DAR 34887 genome has a segment encoding these proteins:
- a CDS encoding efflux RND transporter periplasmic adaptor subunit gives MKMRPVIYAATLLGTGLLLGLLLSGRSAKSAVTTNQTTPPLTVSVIKPQRKALAEAVSVVGATRSRENVPVIPQLSGLQVQRVEAEVGDYVKAGQVLAVLDGKGMGISSNELRSDFERAQGDYERMRLLLPQQLVSVESFKQKQADFEGARARYDNARLSVQRTSVVAPAAGFVYRRAAEIGNLTSDSVALFEIAKDGEMEVDASVPEAVVGRLKPGMSASIKLAGRAEPIPGEIRLITPNVDSTTRSSEVRIRLHAPEVVPVGIFAQARIDLAQVEGWTIPRTAMQQDSLGSYVWRVDGKGLVSRMPITPTLQTIDQVVVSESLDGLRIVAKAGPFLREKDKVLIADASR, from the coding sequence ATGAAAATGCGTCCAGTGATCTACGCCGCAACCTTGCTGGGCACCGGTCTGCTGCTGGGCCTCTTGCTCAGCGGTCGATCCGCGAAGTCTGCGGTCACCACCAACCAAACCACGCCACCGCTGACGGTCAGCGTGATCAAGCCACAACGCAAGGCGCTGGCGGAGGCGGTGTCCGTGGTCGGCGCCACGCGCAGTCGCGAGAACGTGCCGGTGATTCCGCAACTGTCCGGCCTGCAGGTGCAACGCGTGGAAGCCGAGGTCGGCGACTACGTCAAGGCCGGGCAGGTATTGGCGGTGCTGGACGGCAAGGGCATGGGCATCTCCAGCAACGAACTGCGCTCGGACTTCGAGCGTGCGCAGGGCGATTACGAGCGCATGCGCCTGTTGCTGCCGCAGCAACTGGTCAGCGTGGAGTCGTTCAAACAGAAGCAGGCGGATTTCGAAGGCGCGCGCGCGCGCTACGACAACGCGCGACTGAGCGTGCAGCGCACCAGCGTCGTCGCTCCGGCCGCAGGCTTCGTCTATCGGCGTGCTGCCGAGATCGGCAATCTCACCAGCGACAGCGTCGCCTTGTTCGAAATCGCGAAGGACGGCGAGATGGAGGTGGATGCCAGCGTGCCCGAAGCGGTGGTCGGGCGTCTGAAGCCGGGCATGAGCGCGAGCATCAAGCTGGCCGGGCGCGCCGAGCCTATCCCTGGCGAGATTCGGCTGATCACGCCGAACGTGGACAGCACCACGCGTTCGAGCGAAGTGCGGATCCGCCTGCACGCGCCAGAGGTCGTTCCGGTGGGCATCTTCGCGCAGGCGCGCATCGATCTGGCGCAGGTGGAGGGTTGGACGATTCCGCGCACGGCGATGCAGCAGGATTCGCTCGGCAGCTACGTCTGGCGTGTGGACGGCAAGGGTCTGGTGTCGCGCATGCCGATCACGCCGACCTTGCAGACCATCGACCAAGTCGTGGTGTCGGAATCGCTCGACGGCCTGCGCATTGTCGCCAAAGCCGGCCCATTCCTGCGCGAGAAGGACAAAGTGCTGATTGCCGACGCGAGTCGCTGA
- a CDS encoding ABC transporter permease, which translates to MRYDKVALVFSYVFPVVLLLGIGYPLELSGNHRIKVSYLETEIAPASKSLVDALGKQDLVHVAPFVGERAQAEAALKNNEIQHLLSASGSAEGGPANLTIESNSLEENRISAIALASILKTDVSVSPTTKVRLQNVEVSRRSSYLATLLPGLIGMTLLLIGLSGFGSVLIGEESAGLFKNLKAIDVSPTPFFAGLFLSRVLVAYSVVAGMLAVSVFGLGVSADINYPLLLLAVTMGAATYLGIGLIVFLFSRSVMAFSGIVSFIQVPMLLLGGAFFSIKLFPSWLQPIAEHSPLAPFTSILRELMFGGVGLHDVSQLYPSLITMSVWMVVILLLARWRFRW; encoded by the coding sequence TTGCGCTACGACAAGGTGGCGCTGGTGTTCAGCTATGTCTTCCCGGTGGTGCTGCTGCTGGGTATCGGCTATCCCTTGGAGCTGTCCGGCAATCACAGGATCAAGGTTTCTTACCTGGAAACGGAGATCGCGCCGGCCAGCAAATCCTTGGTCGACGCGCTCGGCAAGCAAGACCTCGTCCATGTCGCGCCCTTCGTGGGCGAACGCGCGCAGGCCGAGGCCGCGCTCAAGAACAACGAGATCCAGCACTTGCTGAGCGCCTCCGGGTCAGCCGAGGGCGGACCGGCGAACTTGACGATCGAGAGCAATTCGCTGGAAGAGAACCGCATCTCGGCGATCGCGCTGGCGTCGATCCTGAAGACCGACGTTTCCGTCTCGCCGACGACCAAGGTCCGCCTGCAGAACGTGGAAGTAAGTCGACGCTCCTCCTATCTGGCCACCTTGTTGCCGGGTCTGATCGGGATGACGCTGCTGTTGATCGGCTTGAGCGGTTTCGGCTCGGTGCTGATCGGCGAGGAAAGCGCGGGGCTGTTCAAGAATTTGAAAGCCATCGACGTTTCGCCAACGCCGTTCTTCGCCGGACTGTTTCTCTCGCGCGTCCTGGTCGCCTACAGCGTGGTCGCCGGCATGCTCGCCGTCTCCGTGTTCGGACTCGGCGTGTCGGCCGACATCAACTATCCGTTGCTGTTGCTGGCGGTGACGATGGGCGCAGCGACCTATCTGGGCATCGGCCTGATCGTGTTCCTGTTCAGTCGTTCGGTGATGGCGTTCAGCGGTATCGTCAGCTTCATCCAGGTGCCGATGTTGCTGCTCGGCGGCGCGTTCTTCTCGATCAAGCTGTTCCCGTCCTGGTTGCAACCGATCGCCGAGCATTCGCCGCTGGCGCCGTTCACCTCGATCCTGCGCGAGCTGATGTTCGGAGGCGTCGGTCTGCACGACGTTTCGCAGCTGTACCCGTCGCTGATCACCATGTCGGTCTGGATGGTGGTGATCCTCTTGCTGGCGCGCTGGAGATTCCGATGGTGA